In one Nicotiana tomentosiformis chromosome 6, ASM39032v3, whole genome shotgun sequence genomic region, the following are encoded:
- the LOC104092076 gene encoding protein WVD2-like 3, with translation MEKQQDCSISYLDGVSPNSSYMRDSNQNVLQSSEHVTAEQRIDMLKENVETKEYEMKECTAEMSIEISEVCDAERRQEQDRPSSNCEIELPSKQKTSDASKVKDDNKRPRASVKSITKSVAGCCKTKCTVPQPFALATERRASHGTRLVGNDAGIVSAAQKSSEGNNLQVPRSVQNQVSLSVALKKPLQSDNKHSDEEDSLIASCSVVSARKSRATVASAPTFRSSERAARRKEFYSKLEEKHQALEAEKIQCEERTKEEREAAMKQLRRNLLFKANPMPSFYQEGPPPKAELKKPPPTRAKSPKFGRRKSCGDTVGLDKGVAAYEQGSKHILG, from the exons ATGGAAAAGCAGCAAGACTGTAGCATAAGTTACTTAGATGGTGTTTCTCCAAATTCAAGTTACATGAGAGACAGTAATCAAAATGTGTTACAGTCATCTGAGCATGTTACTGCGGAGCAGAGAATTGATATGCTGAAAGAGAACGTTGAGACAAAGGAGTATGAAATGAAGGAATGCACAGCTGAAATGTCAATCGAGATCTCTGAAGTCTGTGATGCTGAGCGCAGACAGGAACAAGATAGACCAAGCTCAAACTGTGAGATTGAATTGCCTTCAAAACAGAAAACATCTGACGCCTCAAAGGTAAAAGATGATAACAAGAGACCAAGAGCTTCAGTGAAATCAATAACCAAATCTGTAGCTGGATGCTGTAAAACAAAATGCACGGTTCCCCAACCATTTGCTCTGGCAACTGAGAGGCGTGCTTCTCATGGAACTCGTCTTGTTGGGAATGATGCAGGCATCGTTAGTGCTGCGCAGAAGTCATCCGAAGGAAATAATTTGCAAGTCCCAAGATCTGTACAAAACCAG GTTTCCTTATCAGTTGCACTTAAGAAGCCACTACAATCTGATAACAAGCATTCTGATGAGGAAGACTCATTGATTGCCTCTTG TTCTGTGGTCTCAGCAAGAAAATCCAGGGCCACTGTTGCGTCCGCTCCAACATTTCGGTCCTCTGAACGTGCAGCGAGAAGGAAGGAG TTTTACTCAAAGTTAGAGGAGAAACATCAAGCTTTGGAGGCTGAGAAAATTCAATGCGAGGAAAGGACAAAG GAAGAGAGAGAAGCAGCTATGAAGCAACTGAGAAGGAATTTGTTGTTTAAGGCAAACCCAATGCCAAGCTTCTACCAGGAGGGACCTCCACCTAAAGCTGAGTTGAAAAAA CCACCACCAACGCGTGCAAAATCACCAAAGTTTGGCAGAAGGAAAAGTTGTGGTGACACAGTTGGCTTGGATAAAGGTGTTGCAGCTTATGAACAAGGAAGTAAGCATATTCTTGGTTGA